The Salvia miltiorrhiza cultivar Shanhuang (shh) chromosome 2, IMPLAD_Smil_shh, whole genome shotgun sequence DNA window CACAATCCACTAGAAAATATTTACCTTGAGGCACATGAAGTCCATTTGATCTTGATAATGCATCACTTAAAAGTTTTGAATCATGGGCCGAGCCTTCCCATCCACTAAGCACATAGATGAACTGCAAATCAAAGTTGCAAGCTGCCAAAATATTTTGCGATTGCACACCATGACGGTTACGATAACTGCTTACGTCTCCGCCTGTTACCATTGCCGGGATATGAGTTCCATCTATAGCTCCGATACAATCCTATAATAAAGTGAATATGTTATAcaagaaagctaaaatatttgatatactACAAGAGAAACAATTTAATATACAACGAAAAACATTAATgaacataaaataaaacattgtTGTATATACAACGAAAAGCATTAATTAATAccaatttcatatatttacgatgattaatttttttcatgaaaataATAGATTATACTACAATAATTTAAAAGTACCTAAAGAATGTAATATCGAAATGATCCATACCTTAAAGAAAGGATTAAATCTTGTACTTTCTCGAATTTTAGCCGGTATTGTTGTAGTCGGCTTAACCATCATGTCCGGTGCTATAGTGTTCAATgctttcaagattttattgaagtTTTGACTAGTAGCAAAATGCGAACGACCGAACATTTGCCGAACATTACCATATCGATCGTTGTGTCCTACAATGATCAAGAATGTTGCCACCATTTCTTCAACAGATGTGTATCGTGTATCTGTAACATGAGTTTTCTCTTTAATGATCCGGCATAATTTCATAAAGACATCCGGATACATTCTATACAACTGCCGAAAACTGTTTGGATCTCCGTCGAGCATATTACGTACAAAATGGTAACCTTCCTGAGTCTTTGGTCGTCGCATCAAAGAGTTGTTAATAGTGCGCGGCATCATCATAACATTTCCTAATAAAAGTATTATTGCCTTAGTTGCCATCATCAAGAGCTTAAGTACTTTTTCATAAAGTTAAAGCTCATCTTCTGTTTCAATTTTATCTTCATAATTCATGCTGCCATATAAACAAtgtaacaataataaaaataataataaagacattttactaaaatacaaaaataaaaatatgaattcatTAATGATCAAAAGAAAGTTTAAAAACCAAACACCAACAAAACAATGTACTTACAAAAAGATgatcaaaccaaaaaaaaaacatagttTCCAAAACATGATTGAAATCATCACTATCCTCTAATCCTGTAAGTTATCCAACGTGCTCGTTCCTCAACAgtcattttcaaaaattcatttttctttgtcTTGGTATCAAGCAAGTCAAATGCTTTGATGCGAACGTCTTCATCCAAATCTGGAATTTCTTTGATAGCATCCCAAGTTGTATAAGATCTTTCTCTTTGTCTTTTCTCTAGCATAGTATCTCGTTTCTCTAAGAGGATATGAACTCCATCAAAAAtgttagttatttttttaacttctgCCATGAAATCATGATGCGAACTATTTTCAGTATGACCAGAATTTATATCAAACTGGGCTCTACTTCTTTTGGCAGCAGCTCTTTTCTGAGTGGAGATCTCGGGCACTTCAGGGAATACTAAAGGTGATTTGGATCCAGATGATGGTGGATCATCTTGAGCTAGTCCTACAAACGCCTCATTTTCAGCATCATAATTCAATTCTTCTATGTGCGGAGCTCTATTTTCATCAACTCCTAATGTCCTAGCATCAGTAGCACTACCCAATCCAATTGAGTTTTTTCCTACAGCCACACCATTCCCAACAGCAATTCTCAAGTCATAATAATTCGGACAATTCCCATAGCGCAAGATGCATATTTTGTGTGAGCCTAACATAATAAAgaacaaatttattaattaactatattattaaaataatattatttaaaaaaattattgctaACAAGTTTACCTGGCAGTATGCATCCCATACTTCATCTGAAGCCGTGAACTTTTTAGTATTGTTGTCATATCCAAAACCAGAGTTAAACTTCATGAACGTTGAATAAGCTAACCAACGGTTCTTAAACCATTTGATACGGCTTAGGTAATTGTTATAAGTCTTATTACTTCCAAGTCTTTCATTAAGAACAGGAAGTATTCTTTCTTCAACGGTTGTTTTGCTAAAGATACCACTATTATCACGCTATCCCCGATTCGCAGACTCAACCAAGATTTCTAACAACACATCGCTTTGTTCCTTAGTCCATTGTTCATAGGCTGCCCTCTTTTTCATATCTTGTTGTTGAGAATCTCCCATGATAATATTACTAGACACAAAATACATATACGTATATAGTATATAACaatgaataaaagaaaaaataaagaaaaacaataaaaattggAATCAACTCACATGCAATAGAAAAACTGAATACGGCGCTAACAATTTATAAAGATACAagatttatgcaattgaaaaactgaataagaaaatattatgaAGATACAAGATTTATGAGAGAATACCTTGCTAATAGTAAATGCAGAACCCTAAACTTGTGTTTTTTTTGGGAGGCGGCTTCAAAATTTGCGTGGTGAAAAAACTGAATAGGCGCTAACTATTTATAAAGAATTAACTGGGCCCAGCGACCGCTAGgacccagcgatcgctggcttcttccagcggccgctgggtgcCAGCGATCGCTGACTTCTTGAGCCACGGCCGCGGTATCCTAGTCGGCGCTGGAATTTGAAGATTTTCGAAATCTCATGATCTGaggtcggatttgttcatgtgtattttttgaatgaaatcaatAAAAATCAATCCAATTAtaaaatccatagatttttaaatacctctagattttcatagatttttaaaagtctgaaCGAATACCTCTGtatttttatagacttttaaaagtcttgaacgaatacctctagattttaatagacttttaaaagtcttgaacgaatacacccagattttaaaagtctgcagaaatctattaaaatcctgaacgaatacaccccccttatattgttgggtttggtaacCGGAAGTggtcgaaaaaaagaaaaaatatagagtttcGTGACCTCGactttcatgccatttttttacCACTTTCGGTTatcaaaacccaacaatataagtatcattagaaagataacATTAAGAGCTTTCTAACGGTACCTTCGAATTGCCCATCAGAATTCAGACAATCAATTTATTAGCCGACGAACTTTCAGCTTcggtcaaattccaaaaatataaaagtttatgtattttttgaccaaaaaaataaaggggtaattgcctgtaaattcctaacgtttacaccgaattggtttttgcacctttttttatttttctacttttaaatacctaacctttcgtttttgtctcaaatttgtccggtcaccggttttttcttacgtcggcgccggaaatgccattgtggcagccggaatcgctgatttggcagccggaaattgacacATAGCCTATTCATGACATGtggaattaagaaaaataaaataaataaaaaaaaatcatgtcatcatcttccccaccccacccatcgccttccccttcccccacccggcGCTACCACCCTCTGCCGCCACCACCGGCGATTCGCGCGCCACCGGCGAGCTCAGTCTCAGCCGCACCCTCCACCGGCGATTCCCTCACCTCTGCGAAACACAGCTCCCAGATCCATCTatgtcatcatcttccccaccccacccatcgtcttccccttcccccacccggcGCTGCCACCCtctgccgccaccaccgcccccAGATCCATCTatgtcatcatcttccccaccccacccatcgtcttccccttcccccacccggcGCTGCCACCCATCAATTGAACACTACGAGGCGGCGACGCCCAGATCCCTTTTCACCCATCAATTGAACACTACGAGGCGGCGATGCCGCCCCCTCCATCAATTGAGCACCCAAATCCACCCATCGTCTTCCCCTTTCTCTTCCCCacccccaaaccctagttttctgAAATTTCACGGAATTGTGTGGGGTGAAATGGCGGCGTCGCGCGACTCCACGAGGCCGAGGCGCAGCGCCTCTGCGACGGCCTCCAGCACGGCTGCCTTGGTCGGCTCTGGGATGGAgagggtggtggtggcggcagggGGCGACGCTGGTGGTGGTGGCGCCGGCGTGTGGTGATGGTAGGGGGAGAGGAAGAAGACGAGGGGGGGGTgggattttacttttttttttaattttttgccaCATGTCAATGAATAGGCTATTTGTCAATTTCCGGTTGCCAAATcagcgattccggctgccacagtggcatttccggcgccggcgtaagaaaaaaccggtgGCCGGACAATTTTGAGAtaaaaacgaaaggttaggtatttaaaagtagaaaaataaaaaaaagtgcaaaaaccaattcggtgtaaacgttaggaatttacaggcaattaccccaaaaataaatttggtcaaaaactaaaatttgagtatagttcgtgtatttataattataggcaattaaccctaaattaaatacataattttttgtttacaACTACAATTTACAATtgtgaattaaaattaattcacGTGGATTAAGGGAAAACAATATATTTACTGAAAatcattttttaatcttttcatatttatgattattgtttgtctttacaCTATTAAAATGGACGTTTTGATATATTAACTCAACAAAAACTCCAAATCCTAGTGAACCTATCTAGTCTGCAACTCCACACAGACACAGGCAAGGCAACCTCAGAAGCAGGAAATCATTTTTCCCTCTTAATTCCAGCAATGAAATGCTTTTTCTGGAAAGCAACACAGGGTGGTCCCATTTTTGGCGCCAACCGCCATTGACGATTTGAAGATCCACGAGTGCAATGCAACTTCTTGTGGCTAACTGATTACCTCTAAATCGGGGAATTTAAACTTCAAATCTAATTGGGACCAGATTAATCTCACTCACCTTCACGTCGCTATTAATTCCACTCATCATAtcgcttttcttttttcacattgGAGTTCCTCACAAAATCACGTAGTattataaaatgtttcagaaaTGAAAAGGATTACAATAAGGATTGCTGAAAGGGATTACAATAACTAAAATTGATGCGAATATCTTAATTTATACTTTTACTGTGGTCTTGTTTTTCCCGATGCTACCAAATTTTCAGACTCTAGGCAGTGTGAATTTGCCATTTAAGTTCACGAgtcctttatttattttgaacagaaaaatgaaataaaacctCCTTCTGTACTAAGTTCAgacaattatatatttatttcattatgAGACCAACCAAAAAATACTTTTCTGTTGGGTGTAATTAGTAATGAAATGAATTGAGCTAGAAGACAAAAACACACTTTTTCCTCGAAGCTTACAATATTTTCAGATGAATCCAGGGCCACAAGTTAATGGTCCTTATTTTGAAGATTCTGCATTTTTCGTTTTCGAGTCTCGTTTCTTAATACTCCTATCATTTACTTCGAAAGTGATTACTGATTAGGTGTAAAATCGAGACCAAGAATTATTCTTAAACTTTTCTTAAGAATACTAGAAAAACAATCATCTTTAAACACACATGTCTTTTACATCAAATTTGTGACGATTTTACTCGTCTTTGAAGTGGAGAAAATCTATGCATGAACAAATTTGTATAATTTCTtataatttgaatattaatTGGTCAAAATTTATAATGAATGTTAGAATTAAAACTCTTCCCTTCCTTGCCCAAATGTACAACTCTTAGCTCTCTCCTCTCCTCAGGAAATTTGGGCACAGGATGCACAAGTAGTTGTGTAGTAGCGTCATTGTAGACGTCTGAAAACTGACAAAATTTTATTAGAGAAAACTAAAGAGAGGAAGAAAAATTAGCAAGGATATTTTAGTCAAATTATGAatgatttttctttaaaaaaaggGAAGATGGGAAAATTAGAATTAGAATTTGTATATATAGGAATACGTGTGAAAACATGCACTAGGCTTAATTAATAAGGCGACGAGAGGATCTGTTTGGTTATGTATTAAAGACAAGAAGTGAGTACGATCAACAATTCCGTATCAGTCACTTCACTTCACTTGGCTTTGATTGTGAGCCCTATATAAACTCACCTTTTCTCTCCACAACTCAAATTAATATCTAAAAACAAttccacttcttcttcttcttcttcttcttcttcaatggcTAAAATCCCGAAGCTCCGGTTCACAACAGAAGTAGCCCCTCCCAAGTTTATCTCCATAACAAGGCTACCGGTGCTCAAAATCTTGGACACCATTGATGAGGAGAAGGCTTACGGATGGACACTCTCCTCCTCCGCCTCCTCCACAAATCGTCAGCAGGCCTCCCCTTTCGAGTGACTCGATCTACTGCTCCTACTATATATTTATGAGCTAAGAATAAAGCCGAGGCAAGAGTTGGACTCTTGTCGTCTGCTACGGCTAGTTTTTGCTATTTACTTGTTTCTTATGTCTTCACGCCGCAGCCTGCATTTTATGGGCATGCAGTGAAGAGTTTCTTCTGAGGGCTGGATGAGTTTCTTGTTTTTGTAACTCGTAGTATTTGTTTGTAAAATAAGGATTTATATTCCATTTTGTTAGTCAACCTTCTTCTCAAACAAACTCTGGAGTTCGACACACTCCATATAAACGTACAAACAGGAAAAACATTTATGCCTGAGGTTAAATTACAACTCAACTGAATTAATATTGTTTACATTAGTAATTAGCTTTATGCAATCAATACAAAAAAGTAGACTGATAGAGCAGGCTAGTAAGAttatgtcacgaccggacctaattaaggataattaagccgggaaaccgtgactaatggagggagattagaagcggggtagaaagggaataatcaaacaaggaaggatcgcatttcataatttaacaaaaggaatatttataatataacagaagtttagtcgtatagactcaaataactaataagttcagatatctctgacttagccaaataaacataaaacttttgagtacgcagcggaataaggttctgattacatgtatgaagacatgtaaccagaaccttattccgctgcgtactcaaaagttttatgtttatttggctaagtcagagatatctgaacttattagttatttgagtctatacgactaaacttctgttatattataaatattccttttgttaaattatgaaatgcgatccttccttgtttgattattccctttctaccccgcttctaatctccctccattagtcacggtttcccggcttaattatccttaattaggtccggtcgtgacagagtggtatcagagcagttcatttgctctgaaccctagagttaataaatttttctagtatgatcactagtatgaaagagtcagtcggcaaaagctcagcacttcatcacatcgctatGCTCAACAGAAAGGAATGTAACAAAAAGTTTTGAatgttgaagtttatatttcgccttgatgcaaatgttgattttacttatgcctttttatggagatgttactcaatgaacttagatgcgctaaggatgcatgatcactgttatgaacacaacaatagaaggaatttagcaagaacatttttgcttttctctgtaaattgaggcgatgagtaagttacaaagttagtgaaccagacgagaaatcaacaaacaaaatacaatggggagtaaagaaaagtgtcacacacgagatagtgacacgggcatagatcttcgttcggattattcacgcgaggcggataccgaatcaactattgccttaatcagagtatagtgggaacacttttcatagtaataagaataccctacatagtttggaaactgcaacatagcggagttatctcttttcaaaaacctagttagtactagttgcagcatatttaagacttcacgaattatattcgagtctagtgttaggctattatgattataataccgtggtttgaatttcgagacctcaagtagaattattaccttactgttgtagatatgtttgaaccctactgtttttgccacctattttgatattcgtgagtTTGATTATGCGACCTTCATGTATAGATGGCAAGGATGCGCTTCACCAGACGACGGCCGTTGCGTCGAGATGCTAGTCCGGATATTATCAGGAACTCATATTTTACTTATCGTCGATGCCACGGTGATGACTTAGGCCAATTCTTGGCCGGCTTCCATCGACACTGGGTCGCTGCAAGAGACCATGGGATATCGGACTATGACGGAATGGAGCGGCTAATAGATTTGCTGCCATCagaatggcagggatgggcgaggatgatttccgctcactacatcactcgttctggcaggtcctatgacttgcattatgacttctctggatttaCTGCTGAGATCCAGGCACAATTCACTCGTTGGGGAAATGCTCCTCGAGGGCCGTATATACGTCCGGGAGACCTTGCTCGAGTCGGAGTACCTTCGCCCGACGAACTACTGGACCCACTTCCGGAGCCGACTCCACCAGCAGCCCCTATCTTAAGGCAACCTAGGAGGCACGACGCTGAGGCAGGCCCCTCTAGGCCTCAAGCCTACAGAGATTTTCCACCTGGCACGGGTTCAGTGCCATTAGTCTGGGAGCCATCATTGTCATCGAGGCAGTTGAGCaaggcagagatagcagccgCTATGGCCGACGTTGACAGAGTCTTAGCCGCTACCATTGATTTCCTCAATAAGGGAAAAGCCCCGGCCATGGACGACCGCCCAACTCTTCGAGTCACCTTGAAGATGATTCGCTCAGCCATCATTGGCCAGGCAGCAGGTGAAGGAGGGGGTGAGTCGCACCCATCTGGCGGAGAAACAGAtgaggatccagaggaagatccggaagaggatccagaggaagacagccatgccccgacccagggatcttgtacccgatcttcttagaccgatttatatatatgtctagtatgatgttatttaaatattccagAAACATAGATAATTTTAATGCTTTTTGTATGCCATATGCCGGCATAgtcttttgactagtattagtacggataCGCGAAACCTTGGGGCGTTCTGTGATTGAGTACTTTTTGTAATGGCTTCGCTgaatagccagttcatcatgtgtggtacttacATAGATCTTTGAACCTagatttttatgatgatgtaaagtcctcattgaggcaattttccctatgttatatatggtgatcttattggtttttcgcagcaagtcgttccgctatgttttatttatatattcgcttaagttttagcaagagcagaactcgatgagttaaagagtaactatagaaatgatagtatggccttatttttttttttttttttttgcgctGACAACTTGTGTTTAACccaatagaatgccgccaaaacgaggacgaccaagaggagggggcaggattccccgaaatgaaagaagagacccagaaacagtgccagaaccagaacccgaaatagttcaaccacctgttcagccagaacgacggattgaagaattattcttgcgacagaacccacctaccttcaacgggacaggagacccggcagaagctgaaacttgggttcgcgctattgaacgcattttcaacttcctgcgttgcaccgaccaagaacgtctgacttgtatgtcctttcagttgactgggtcagctgatttctggtgggaagcacgaatgaaaacgatgacagcagagcagttagaaaatctgacctgggaacaattcaaagctggtatatatgacaagtatatacccaagagctaccgcaagaaaaaggaagctgaattttacaatctgaaacaagggaagatgtcggtaactcaatacgacaggatgttctgcgatatgtctagatatgcaccggaacaagttgacacagatgagaagatggctgaaaagttttgtgccggtctgaggcacgaaattaggatggctttggcaagccacggaggattgtcttacactgagtcgctcagccgagcattAGACATTgaagcagccatgccaggagaaagacctgcaactgtacctACGCCAACACCTTCACATGATCAGAATCATAATCAAAATTTtagaggaaagaggagatgggacaacagtaacccgaaccaaggtgagaagaggccatggcagggacgggttttccagtcacagggctatggaggtcaGAGTACACCGAAACAGATGgaaaataaccaacagagggccccacattgccccaaatgtaacaaaaatcatgtgggaatctgtaaggccggcagtgatagttgctatatctgtaaccagaaggggcactatgcaaaccggtgcccgaataagcaacatggaacgagttcaaggccaaacccacctatccaggctccgcatctgcgagcaattcaagttttgccccaaccatacccaaggcagcaaccacagtatcagcagccacagcagcaccaacagctacagtaccaaccacaacctcaacaacagtatcagcaacaggcccgccaacaacagcagcgacaacagaaacaacatgaaaaacctcgtcatgctagagcctatgctatgaggcagaagcagcccgagaacaaccagggaaacctggcaggtatgggcatgctactcaatactcctgttgtacttctatttgatacgggcgcatcgcatactttcatttcaagtacatgtgttgatacattaaaacttaaaatggaaagagctgaccaagagttgagtatatcatcacctataggagggatgacgacagtagatcatgtgtgcttgaacctagaactgaacatagggtcacacaagattgtagtgaacaactcgtatgttattccaatgggagatgtggacataatcctaggaatggactggctagccgagaactatgccaccatcctttgtaacgaaagacggatatcgtttcgacccccaggaagggagccgtcacatttccacggaattagtatgggaagaagaaagatgatcatctccgccctacaagcaacgaaaatgatgaagaagggatacccagcttacctcgtatatttgcacggagaactgggtactgaaaagagtatagaagatgtagcaattgtacgggacttttcagatgtatttccagagattctgccagggccaccaccggacagaccaattgagtttaccattgatttggagcccggggcagctcccatttcgaaggcaccataccggatggctcctaaagagttggaagaactcaagatacaactgcaagaacttttggaacttggattcattaggccaagtgtatcaccttggggtgcacctgtactttttgtgaagaaaaaggatggcacattgagaatgtgcatagactatagggaactgaacaaagtgacactgaagaacaaatatcctttaccaaggatagatgacctcttcgaccagctcaagggagcaagcgtgttctcgaagattgatttgcggtctggttatcaccagctgaagattcgaccagaagacgtacctaagacggcatttcgaactaggtatggccactacgaatttgtagttgtgccattcgggctaactaatgcgccagccgtgttcatggacctcatgaatcgagtgttccatccgtatttagacaaatttgtcttggtattcatagatgacatcctgatctactcgaagaacgagaaagaccatgaggaacatctgagaattgtcctagaaacgttgaggacggagcgcctttacgccaaattcagcaagtgcgagttttggctcagcgaagtcacatttttaggacatattgtgtcatcagaagggattaaagtggaccctgaaaaagtgcaagcggtgcgcgaatggaaatcgcctactaaccctaatgagataagaagtttcttaggattggcaggttactatcggaggtttatggaaggattttccaaaattgcaaggccaatgacgcaactactcaggaagggaataaaattttcttggacagaggagtgcgagaagagcttccaagaacttaaggagaagttaactacggcaccagtgttagccgtcccaacagctgataaggaatacatgatctacacagacgcgtcaaaaaatggacttggttgcgtgctgatgcaagaaggaagagtgatagcatatgcgtcacgacagcttaggccacatgaactgaattacccgactcatgatctggagttagctgcagtggtgcatgcgctgaagatttggaggcaccacctatatggagttaggtgtgaaatattcacagatcataaaagcctgaaatactttttcgagcaaaaggacctcaacatgagacagaggagatggctcgaactagtgaaagactatgactgcggtattaactaccacccaggcaaggccaacgtagtggctgatgcattgagtcgtaagacccaatctaaattgggagctctcattactcgagagacggtgctcataagggaatttagcaaaatgagcatagaagtggttaaaccaccagggacgatagcaagcgttgtggcaacagtacctaacttgaggaagatgatcgtagaagcacaaagaaaagacgggaagatggaaaaactacgggaagcagtaagaaaaggaggcgtcaagaattatcaagaagcatcagataatgttatcctctttgaaggaagaatatgcatcccccacgatgatgagcttaaggataaaatcatgagtgaggctcacgataccccttatactgcccacccaggcagtactaagatgtatcaggacctaaagaaacacttttggtgggaaagaatgaagagagacatagcgtcatttgtggagaaatgcctagcatgccaacaggtgaaggccttacatcaaaggccatatggaaaactacaaccgttggaaattccagaatggaagtgggagcacatcgcaatggattttgtgaccagtttgcccaaaacaaagagaggaaacactgccatttgggtaatagtggatcgactcacaaaatgtgctcattttataccaataccgatcacacatgggtcagacaagctagctcagttgtatgttcgggagattgt harbors:
- the LOC131008342 gene encoding uncharacterized protein At2g29880-like — its product is MGCILPGSHKICILRYGNCPNYYDLRIAVGNGVAVGKNSIGLGSATDARTLGVDENRAPHIEELNYDAENEAFVGLAQDDPPSSGSKSPLVFPEVPEISTQKRAAAKRSRAQFDINSGHTENSSHHDFMAEVKKITNIFDGVHILLEKRDTMLEKRQRERSYTTWDAIKEIPDLDEDVRIKAFDLLDTKTKKNEFLKMTVEERARWITYRIRG
- the LOC131008341 gene encoding uncharacterized protein LOC131008341, with amino-acid sequence MVKPTTTIPAKIRESTRFNPFFKDCIGAIDGTHIPAMVTGGDVSSYRNRHGVQSQNILAACNFDLQFIYVLSGWEGSAHDSKLLSDALSRSNGLHVPQEEDAAPDLENDADNLEYLSQSQLSQRNEANTWRTSIANAMWENRPMYGDDGNEDDENAHNV